The following is a genomic window from Anopheles aquasalis chromosome 3, idAnoAquaMG_Q_19, whole genome shotgun sequence.
GTGCCCACGTGAAGGATCCTTCCTGGAACATTACCAACTATGTGTCGAGTTTGCACAAGGAGCTGCGATCCTGGCGCAAGGTGTACTGGCGGCTGTGGGGTAACTGCCACTTCCTGTACTGCTCCATCTGCGATACTCACTTTCCGGTCAGTCAGATGATGTGGTGCCAGTACCATCCGGAGCAACCACAGTTCCTTGGGCCGGCGGCTGAAGGACGGGTGGCAGGACCAGCCGGACGTTATCCGTGTTGCGGTAAGCAAGCGTATCGTTACGAAACCCTGCCAGGTCCATCGGTAAGTGAGTATGTGGCGCAGGTTCAACCTTCCACCGCTTACACGCCTTCCCCTTTTCCTATTCCTCCACGCCAACCATCGGCGGGCCAGGGTTGTCAGTTTCGAGAGCATACCGTGCAGGTGGATACCGATCGGGATCGTGCGGTATTGCAGCTTGCACTGCACGCCTCCGAGGGTGGCTGCCTGTACGAGCCGTCCCCCTTCAAACCACCGAACTCGTCGGCCGATCCGTGGTGGAACGGTATCGGCATACTGCCGCACCGGTCCCGCCAGGGTTTGCTACCGACGTTCCATGTGGACGGGGATGCGATGGTtaaccaccatcgatcgaaccaccaccaccaccggcaactGTCGCAGTCACTGATGGACACCGAGAGCGATTCGGATTCGGACGAGTACGACAAGTCGGGCACGAACCAGAGCCGCAGCACGAGCAGTAGCTCCGATGGGGAGGAGTCGGAGTACAGCAGCCCGCCCTCCTTTCAGCAACAGagccaccagaaccagaaccatccgcatccgcagcagcagcagcagcatcaccaccaccatcagcatccggGCCAGAAGGATATGCGGAGGAAGGCGAAACTTTCGTACGGACGGCACTGGGCCGGGGATATGTCCGCTCGGAGCAACCAGGATAACCAGCGGGAGTTTGAGGAGCGTGCCATGAAGCAGATTATTGCCATGGTCGGGAAGCGGACGGGCGGTGAGCAGAATCTGCAGTACCAGACGTACCAACAGGGCGGAACGTACATTAAGCTCGAGACGGATTGGCGCGAGTCGATTAAGCAGAAGAATTTGGCCAGCCTGAAGATGAaaacgaatggtggtggtgctggtcctggtggtggaggtgccaAGTGAGGGGACATTGCAGTGAACGTGCAACTGAACATGAACGTTTTAGCAGACACGCGCGATTGATCCAAGAAGCTTATGAGCACCGGGGACATCATAGTGACCACAGGATATTGATTTCTAGTGACATTATGCGAAGGTTCTGACACCAATTGCAACGAATGCAAGTCCAACCAGTGGCGTTGTTTATATTAATTCacattttacttttatttccaCACATTCGACGACACCACTGCATCACTCTGGCTAGTTTCTCTCGAATCAAACACACAATCAAACACATTCAAACACGAGCACACGTGTACACTGAAGGAGCATTTGCTCTCGCCTTCGCAAACCTTGACCAAACCACACGTTACCTTCGACAGCCCATAACTGCACTCGATACATGATGGATACAATTCGACTTGGTGCACGTTCGACGATCCAACGGAGTATGCTGTGGTTGCACACACTTGAtgattaaaaacataattGGTGCCCAGGACTAACGTAAGCTAACGGCTTCATAAAATCTTACCGAAATGTTCTATTGAGCGTTGTAGTATCTTGAAACGATGTAGAGAGATAAATAAAACAGAATAAGACCTTGTCCAACCATCGATCACACCTGCATTGACATATGAACCTCGTCTCGCGTGAACAGAATCGAACGGCAACCGCAATGGTTGGAGCAAGGAGCCAAACGTCCCACAGCAGAAAAGCGGGCTTACTTTCCGTGCTTCGCACACactccacagacacacacacacaaacgcaatcacacaatcacacatcGCGACGCGTGCTCACTAACTGAACAGCTGCTCGGAGGCCCGCTCCAAGTGCCAGTTATGCCGGGACAGTGCGGCCCGAGCGTCGTGCTCCGAAATGCCCATATCACGCAACCGCTGCACCTTCTGGTCGAAGTCGACATTCGCGAAAGGTCCCCCGGCGTACACGTTGGCCCAGTGTTTCGCCGTCAGGATGAACATTTCGTGGTTCTCTTTGTACTGCGTCGCAACGACCGCATCCTGCGGATCATCAGGCTCGGCGGCTGCCAGCAGCGCCTGCAGCGACAGTAACACCGTCCGCAGCGTCATGGCAGCCGCCCAGTTGTCCTTCAGGATGTCCAAACAGATGGCACCGGTGACGGAGGAAATGTTGGGGTGCCAAATTTTGGTCATGAATTTCACCTGCAAAATGGACGAAAGAGACCTGGGAGTGAGAGGCAGCTAGACCACGCGATTAACCCCAAACGCGGGCCTACCTTGGGTGGATTGAAAGGGTACGTTTCGGGAACCTTAATTTCGAGTACAAACTTGCCGCCCTCGTACGGCGTATCCGGTGGGCCGGCAATCTCTCCACGCAGCTCTGTGAAGTTGTCGTTGACCATGTCCAGCTTGATCGAACATTGCACTATCTGTGGCGGGATGGAATAGAggagaaaacgaacaaaacaaaaacattagtATAGCTGGCCTACTACAGCATGCTGCGCGTGCACTGCCAAGAGCATCTACTAAACAAACTAGCCCAGCCAGTAAGCTTCTCGTAGCCTACTTCTGTCACTTCATcgtaatcaaatcaatcgcaGTGAAAACAAGCAGCAAAGGTCAAGGTGCCGATGAGCAGGGGAGGGTGATGGGATGATTCGTCTCCTGATTGGTGCCTGCCTCCGGCGATAGCGTGCCTAGTGCACGGTTAAAGTACTGTACGGCAACTATCGGAAAGAGGAACAGGATCAGTTTGCCGGTAACGGTGAGTATTGCGCCACTGTGTTTCCCCGCCAGTTACTACAAACGTGGGTGTAGGTTTTGTGACGTTGCGCGAGCATCattagcagcggcagcagcatgagcagcaagaaagggggaaaagcaTCGAAGAAAGCACGTCACAGCAACACGGACGGTATGTAGAAGACCCCGGccagcttcttccttcttttcgtttgAGAAGATCTTCCCTCTTCTTTTGTACGGATTATGCAACATTTCGCTAACTACCAGGGCCTACTTTCTGGCCTAACTTGCCATTACAAGCTTTAACGAATAGTCGCACATTGAGCGAAGATTTTTGGGCACTTACTTCTTCACTTCTGAGCACTTCCTTGAACTCGCGTTTAATTCGAGACACAGCCATGTTCGCCATCCTTGCCGCAGCGTTTCCGTAAGTGgcggtgtgtgtatgtgtgtatctgtaTGTGCACGGGCGGTTCCGAAGGCAGCGAGCGGTGTGTGATGCTGGACGGGGGGCTGGTCTTACTGCTTAGCGACGCGCGATCGATTCAATCGAGTGATCCTTTCCTTCTCGCAATCTCAATCCTGCAAacgaaatcaacaaacaagcatCCGATGGTGAGCAAGCGGCTGGGACTGTGCTTCCGATGCGGCTTATCGGTCTTCCGACGGTGGCAACCATCCACGACGGGTTGGTGATAGCGTTTTGCCGGTTCAACCGCGGGGATTACAGGGAGTTTATGTTCCGTTGAGCACTCCAAGATCCCGGGCCCGTATGGCCACCGTATGCCCTTCATTTTTACCAAACGTTCTCTCCCGGGGAAGTCGCGTCCGGTGGAAATAGGAACTTTCCTTGTCGCATTTTCCGCGAACCAAGCTGGTGCAGGCTGCGGAAATGCTTCATAGATCGTACGCAACCTTGCAGCACGTACCTGATTGAAGAGATGGCGACCCggtggaatggttttcttCGTTGTGCGAATTATCAACAATCGCAACATCCACGAACAATCGCAAGAtgattttccaaaaccaatcctcttcttcttgttcttcttctttgacGTTTGATGGTTTGACGTTTCGAACGGCTGCTGTCAAAAAGAATGAGCTCGACTGCCGAGTACTCAAACGCACCGAGCGCATTGTGACCGGTCGCCTTTGATCCCGTACTTTACAAATCCCGAAGGCGCAATGCATCCACCGCATACTTGGGGTAATATTGAGGAATCTGTGAGCGAAATCAATTTCCCTGAGGATCCAAATTCGTGATAATTTTCTGTCGTACTCGCCTGCAGCGTCTTATGACCTGGTGCGGGTGTGATAAAGTCATAAAAGGACACAATCGgagtacgcacgcacaccaggaTGCGCAACGTTGACAACCGCGAACGCGGCGGTAATTTGTCACGCGGTTTTTCGCAAAACCGCCACCCGGCCCACCGCCCGCGgactttcgctttctttctctccaccTGGTCTACGCCTGGGGGCCATGTCCTGCCGTAACTAGCTTCCGTCTCGCTCTGGCTACCACGGTCATCCTTTCGTCCTGCTGCCTCCACCATGGACATCGCCCGTCCGCGGTTAAGCTAAGTGGTCGTGTGAGGAAAAAACCCCGGCCCCTTCCCCGAAACTGATGATTGGAAACGTCAGTTAATTAGTAAGTCCTTCACGCGGGCGGCTGATTGCTGGCGGAGAGGCTCTAATCCACCAAcaggagctgcagcagctactAATCCGAAGTTCGATAGTACGGCGTGTGTGCGACCGGGGACACACGGCAGAGTTCAAAGTGTTGTGCGGTGGTTAGTGCTGAAGGCGATTtccgctttctttctcttgccTTTTTCCGTAACATTCCGCcttgtggccgtggccgcgcgATGGACCGGGCCCGGGTGTAAACAGCCGCCTATTTGATTCCTCCAACATCCGTAGATTGTGTGATGCCCGTCCGATCAGCTCATCCGATTCCCGCCAGAACGACTAGCACCACTGCCTCCtgtagcactagcagcagcaacttggACAAGAGCGAAACTTCAAGCGTTATCAGCCACCCGTCGTCGTGCGCCAGTAATCTCGTGTGCCGCAGCACGCAATCACAACCGGATCatagcatcgccagcagcgcCAAAAGCGGCATCAATACAGAGACAACAGCGgtcgcggcagcagcaaccattcgaacagacagcagcaccgacgaGCTCGTCAGTACCGATCCTCGCCCGCTCCAGTCAAGGATGCCGAACATCAAGGTGTTTTCCGGCTCGTCCCATCCGGACCTAGCGTCTCGCATCGTCGACCGGCTCGGTATCGACCTCGGCAAGGTGGTGACGAAAAAGTTCAGCAACCTGGAAACTTGGTAAGTACTCACGAACGGGGTCGGCCTCGGTTCTGGGATGTGCGTGGCTGGTGTGCTAGAAAAAGGGCAAGGATCGGAATGTGGGGTGTTTCAGTGCTGGACCTTGGAACTCGGGGCGCTAGGAATcaaggaaggaagcggagGATTTATGCGATGTCAATGAGTAACAATCATCAACACCCCCGAGAGTACGATGGGAGAGATGGAAGAGTGGGAAACCGAACCGCAGATGCCCGCGAGGTGgaaccatttaaaaataaattggcAAGTCTCCCTACCCCGCCTGTCACCTTGCACGCTATCGGCACCGGTTTCTTCATGCCCCTCCCGGCCGATGGCGACTTTCTTTCGGCTTCATACCGCCGTCCGCTTGTTCGGTCCGTCGTAACCTTGACGCAAGTGATCAATCGCGGGTTGCTGGGGTTACGGGTTGCAGGAAGCAGCCAGAAACGGGATGGAAAAGGGGCGTTGGATCTTAGGAGAATAGAACGAACACGCTTCAACGCCAATGCCGCCGGCCGCTATAGTTCTGAGCCGCgcaaccacaccaacacacgtgATATTCGTCAAGTGgcgttcgtcgtcggtggtgataGGGAAACGATAtgaaacgacgacgagcccgcagccgccgccgccggccgGACACACAAGATCGATTGGTACGCGCAGGTAGCATAAGAAACCGGTTTGCTTCGTCAAATCCGCCATCCCCCCCCACCAATCGCACCCTCAGCCTACTAGAGGATCGTCAGAATGTACCACGCGTTTTGGGAGATTTTAATTCGCTCGCGATTTAGGAAATAGATTTCGACGGTGATGTAaccatgatgatggtactCAGGGCATAACACGTTTGCAGCGGCTGCGGCCCAAATGGCGGCCACCATCTAGCGCTCTGCATCCACGTGTGGTAGAAATGTCATCCGTGGATTGGCTTGGCGGGttcggttgcgttgcgtgccaCCGGAAGGACATATACAAAGTGTTAAACTCacgggcacacatacgcgtCGTTCGCTCAAGCACGTGTGTTGCGGGGCCAACCCTTCATCGGGTTGTCCCGGTGCTTGCTCCAGTAAGTTCTCCGCAAAGAGCGTGGActgattgaattgaatttgtcaagccagcaagcaaggtATAAGGTTGCCATGTTTTCGTACCCAGGGAGGGGAATCGATCAAGCAACCGTCGTGTGCACGTTTGGCTTACATTTCATAGCTCCCATCGTAGTCGCCTAGTGATTGctagcatcgtcatcgtggcgTCACACtacaaaataaacaacaacagtttAGTGTACAAGCATCCGTGTTGTCGGGCTTGGCCTTTGGCAACCGttcgtccttcttctcttGTCGCTCGGCTCGGGGGGGGCGCACGGACTTGGttgattggatttgttttcgttcgtgcCAGAACaacgagcaggaggaggaggagaagaagaagaaggaggaggacgagggaTTACGGGCAGCAACGCATAAACAGCTGATCTTTATCAACgacaccggtaccggttggtGTTTGGAATCGTCGTTAATCAGCCTGATTGCGCCAATGGATTCGTGTTGGATGGAGTATCATTTTGCGCTTGGTACGCAAGGATATACCGTTAACCGTAGGGCATGCGATGGAGACGCTTCAGATTGCACAACTACCACGATGGTGATCATCGTAGCTGCTTCCCACGCGATGCACGCGACAAGCGTGGTACGCGCCCGGCATGTGTTTGGCATCCACGCGAACGGAAAACCAACGCTTGAATGCGCCAGAACACGTGTTTTAATGACGTGTTGCGGGCtgcgttttatgtttcctaTAGCAGCCTTGGGTAATAAATTACATTCAGGATTCATTATTTTACCTTTGACTTACAAAAGTCACTTCCGATCGGTCCTTCGAAGGGGCGCACACGATGCCGCTCCACTAACCCTAACCACATACGTGCGTGTTCTCCTTTTTAGCGTGGAAATCGGAGAATCGGTCCGCGGTGAAGATGTGTACATCGTGCAGTCCGGTTCGGGCGAGATCAACGACAACCTGATGGAACtgttgatcatgatcaatgcCTGCAAGATCGCGTCTGCCTCGCGAGTGACCGCTGTGATACCCTGCTTTCCTTATGCCCGGCAAGACAAGAAAGATAAGGTGAGTATGATGATGCCGCCAACGATGTGATCGACCTTTCCGGGGTGGTCGCACGCGGTGTTTTTCCAGTATTCATTCGCAGGAACTACTAGGTGTCAGGCCTTCGCTTCCTCTGTGTCGCTTCGATCGTTGCTAAGCGACGGATCGTTTGGATGCCAATAGGATGCGGGGTTCCGCTCTTGCCTCGTGGATAATGTGGAAATGTTGTTCGATGGTTACTCCTGCTTCTCTCTTCCCGCCTGCCCGTAGCTCTCTTACCGTGCAAGCTGTGCAAGTTTGTGCAAATTGTTTTGCTCAATGTTCTCGATCAGCTCTCGTTGTTGATCACGACAGGACCCAGATACGCAATCTGTACGCGCACTGCCAATCTCGTTTCCAAGGCGACGCCAGGAATGGTCGAgttgaacaaaatgaaactaGAGCAACTTCCAGGTCGTTATCAAAAAGGTTatcacggcagcagcaagtaaaggattgaaaaaaaaaaaacgaagtgTGTTTCCGATCATGGCTCTAGGAgcctagcagcaccagcagctccagcaaatAACAACTTTGTGTGAGGCTGTGTCACGCCGTTTCTGATCGCTACTCCGAGGGCGTGCGATCGAGCGTTCTGTTTACcgatattttatatttacaaACATGTTGGCCGACATGTGCGATAAGGCGAGAGCTGATTATATTTCTTGCGCCAGCCGCCAGTTCTGATGTACGCAttagcagcagagcagcacgGCAACGACTGCAATCTGCTGCAATCCTTTTTGGCTGTCATGTGCGCTGTGCGATCGATGGGTTGAATGATGGATCCTGAGAAGCAACCGTATCTAATGAagtcttctttctctcctttcgtGGCTGTGATTGATCCTATGCTACCCCTGTCTTGCCTACTTCCGCGCCTTCTATCGACGCACACTCGTCATCTGTAAATGCACAACcgaaacatacacacaaacacatgctcCTACTACACCCCTCACAGACAGGCGACGATAAGCTGGCAGCGCTCATGAAAACCAATGAATGGAAGTTCCGGGTaggaatctctctctctatattgTTGATTTGCCTTTCGTTTATGATTTCtaattgtttattttgtaTGAGTCctacccacacaaacacacacccacaatACATACAAACCAACACTCCTCTTGTAACTGTTGTCACATGTCCTTGGGTCCTTTCATTAGCGCTCTGGTTAAGTAGCTGGTCATTTGTAGTTTCTCTATAAAACAGGAAGGCGCATGTTAGTACATCGCCGTCAgtatcatcataatcatcatcatcgtcgtcgtcaggcgTGTCGCGATCATAGACTGTGGTACCATTTCTGGAATGCCCGTTTTGTGATATGTGCAATGAACGCGAGAATGCGGCTAAACCACACATGTTGTCCATCGAATCTCTCTCTGGGAATAATGTTTCTAATGACCcttttttaggttttttttaggAATGATTCTAATCTATAATCCGAGGGGCGACCCTTTGGCGTAACGAATCGATTGGGATGACGAGCATTGGGGAAGAGAAAGCAACGGAACAAATTTCCACATTAGCTAATTGGCAATAGGACGAAGTTGGATTCAAGGAGCGAAACTAGAGATCTGAATTGATAACTACGACCACCTGTCTATGAATTGGCATTATATTCTATGTGGGAACAttgcatcgaaatgaaattgctTTCCTGTTGCTACTTCTCACCTGTGTCTCATCTGTGTCTCTAGTTGTTAAGCTGTAATGTGCAAGCATTTCGAGAAGCAGCATTAATACGGTGTGCGTGATAAGTGTGTCTCCTTGTGGGGAGACGATTGCACGTTCTTGTTTCTCTTGTATCATTATTATTCTCGTTATCTTCCATGGTGTATAATACTAGTCTAAGCGGTGGCACTAGCAGTAGCACTGTGGGTCCCACGTAAAGGATAAGAACTTGAAGTGTTTTGTAACTAGTCCCTCGTCCCGTTGCTGTAGatagtcggtcggtcgttcatTTATGTTGGTGTTCTGTGTTCCTTTCAAATGCTGTTGTGGTCTGCTGGAGATTGTTTGCTGAAAGCTGTTGTCAACCATTTCCGGAAAGCACCCAGCTCTCTGTTCGAGCtcacattttgttttttgttttagcgAAAACAGCTGACCTTgggatagatttttttttaaataagaaCAAACCAATGCTTCTTTAAAAACGGTATCATTACAttcaggcacacacacacgcggaccCGGGACAAATATGATGGAGTTAGTGACCCAAAAAGATTGTAGAttatgttgttttgattttgttttttgttttttaaatttataaacGTTTTTAGAAGCGCACCAGCGCTGAATCAAGCGTAAGAGAAATTGTAAGAAGGCCAACGATTACTGGATCGATCTAAGTAGTCATGGTTATGGTGGCGCTGGTAGtagatgcgatcgatcgtagcGTACCAACAAACTGATTGAGTTGCGCGATTTATTATCATCCGTGTTGATTGATGTAttatgttttctcttttctttctattcgCCTTTTGTTTTCCGGTTATGTGTAATAATCGTTTCTCGACTTCGTCATTAGGAATACATACCAGAGGCGTATCTAGTGAGTAGCTGTtaagcgagagagataaaagAGGAGCGTGGACAGTAATATGAAAGCACCAACAAGCATTAAGCCCTGACCCTGACCTTCCCTTAAGCACACATCGTTTGCTTTATGAATTAGACTGACAGCAGTTGCTATCGATCATATGTACACGTAAAACAGACTGGCATTAGAAATCCCTTAGGCTGAAGAAGCTATGAATTCCTCCGCGCCAATCgagtgtgtgccgtgtgtcgTGTGCCTGGGTGTAAAAACCATGTAAAATATGCCCCGTGTGTCCGTAGTGGCGGTTGTTGTCGAAGCATTCTGGCATTAGATCACAAACTTACATATTTCCACACAGCCCAACACTAACTACACGCGCAatgtacagcagcaccattcaaTGCCTTCACTTCAACTGTTTAAAGTTATTCTGCtgttcttcttgctgctgtgTTATGAGTGCTTGACTGTCGGTCATGGTTTCATTCTTCACTGTGTTACGTTTGGTTTATGTTGCACAATCCGGAAAAGCCTGATGATGAGTGCCCATATCGCATCATTTCAGCTACCTAGACACACACCGCTTCACATTAACACCAACTAACTCTTGTACTCTCAATTGCGCAATTTTCGATGTCCTGCGAGACTTTTGTTCTAGCAGTTCTGATCCTGCGAAATCCAAGAATTCACGACTCCTGAAGTGGCGCTTAACTTCTCATTTTGATTGCGTTTTCCTTTTATCGACACTATCTAGCTGATTCTGCGTATTGTGCATGATCGCGTTTTCGATCGTGTGGTTTAACGAGTTGTGATGTGTCGTGATGAACGATGTATGCGATTTTAACTAATTTGCGGTTTTGTAGCAGTGAGGGAAAAGGGTTCTGTGTTCTATTTGTGATCGTTCGGGATATTCGTTTCTTGTGCGGGGGTTACCGTTTTGCGAAGCAAAGTGCAACTAATGactacatatttttttctcacaGAGCCGTGCTCCGATCTCAGCGAAGCTGGTAGCCAATATGCTTTCGGTGGCTGGTGCTGATCACATCATAACGATGGATCTGCATGCGTCGCAGATACAGGTAACGGCTTGGTTCGGTGTTCTGAATTCCTTCTCTACGCGGATGTTAACGATTCTACTTTTTCCAGGGTTTCTTCGATATCCCGGTAGACAATCTGTATGCCGAACCGGCCGTGCTGAAGTGGATCCGCGAGAATATCGCCGAGTGGCGAAACTCGATCATCGTGTCGCCAGATGCAGGGGGTGCAAAGCGAGTAACCTCtattgccgatcgattgaACGTGGAGTTCGCTTTGATCCACAAGGA
Proteins encoded in this region:
- the LOC126577653 gene encoding ubiquitin-conjugating enzyme E2-22 kDa, encoding MANMAVSRIKREFKEVLRSEEIVQCSIKLDMVNDNFTELRGEIAGPPDTPYEGGKFVLEIKVPETYPFNPPKVKFMTKIWHPNISSVTGAICLDILKDNWAAAMTLRTVLLSLQALLAAAEPDDPQDAVVATQYKENHEMFILTAKHWANVYAGGPFANVDFDQKVQRLRDMGISEHDARAALSRHNWHLERASEQLFS
- the LOC126577652 gene encoding ribose-phosphate pyrophosphokinase 1 isoform X2, coding for MSSKKGGKASKKARHSNTDDCVMPVRSAHPIPARTTSTTASCSTSSSNLDKSETSSVISHPSSCASNLVCRSTQSQPDHSIASSAKSGINTETTAVAAAATIRTDSSTDELVSTDPRPLQSRMPNIKVFSGSSHPDLASRIVDRLGIDLGKVVTKKFSNLETCVEIGESVRGEDVYIVQSGSGEINDNLMELLIMINACKIASASRVTAVIPCFPYARQDKKDKSRAPISAKLVANMLSVAGADHIITMDLHASQIQGFFDIPVDNLYAEPAVLKWIRENIAEWRNSIIVSPDAGGAKRVTSIADRLNVEFALIHKERKKANEVASMVLVGDVKDRVAILVDDMADTCGTICHAADKLVEAGATKVYAILTHGIFSGPAISRINDACFEAVVVTNTIPQDGHMKDCPKIQCIDVSMMFAEAVRRTHNGESVSYLFSNVPY
- the LOC126577652 gene encoding ribose-phosphate pyrophosphokinase 1 isoform X1; the protein is MSSKKGGKASKKARHSNTDDCVMPVRSAHPIPARTTSTTASCSTSSSNLDKSETSSVISHPSSCASNLVCRSTQSQPDHSIASSAKSGINTETTAVAAAATIRTDSSTDELVSTDPRPLQSRMPNIKVFSGSSHPDLASRIVDRLGIDLGKVVTKKFSNLETCVEIGESVRGEDVYIVQSGSGEINDNLMELLIMINACKIASASRVTAVIPCFPYARQDKKDKTGDDKLAALMKTNEWKFRSRAPISAKLVANMLSVAGADHIITMDLHASQIQGFFDIPVDNLYAEPAVLKWIRENIAEWRNSIIVSPDAGGAKRVTSIADRLNVEFALIHKERKKANEVASMVLVGDVKDRVAILVDDMADTCGTICHAADKLVEAGATKVYAILTHGIFSGPAISRINDACFEAVVVTNTIPQDGHMKDCPKIQCIDVSMMFAEAVRRTHNGESVSYLFSNVPY
- the LOC126577652 gene encoding ribose-phosphate pyrophosphokinase 1 isoform X3 is translated as MPVRSAHPIPARTTSTTASCSTSSSNLDKSETSSVISHPSSCASNLVCRSTQSQPDHSIASSAKSGINTETTAVAAAATIRTDSSTDELVSTDPRPLQSRMPNIKVFSGSSHPDLASRIVDRLGIDLGKVVTKKFSNLETCVEIGESVRGEDVYIVQSGSGEINDNLMELLIMINACKIASASRVTAVIPCFPYARQDKKDKTGDDKLAALMKTNEWKFRSRAPISAKLVANMLSVAGADHIITMDLHASQIQGFFDIPVDNLYAEPAVLKWIRENIAEWRNSIIVSPDAGGAKRVTSIADRLNVEFALIHKERKKANEVASMVLVGDVKDRVAILVDDMADTCGTICHAADKLVEAGATKVYAILTHGIFSGPAISRINDACFEAVVVTNTIPQDGHMKDCPKIQCIDVSMMFAEAVRRTHNGESVSYLFSNVPY